The proteins below come from a single Tribolium castaneum strain GA2 chromosome 9, icTriCast1.1, whole genome shotgun sequence genomic window:
- the LOC103312756 gene encoding uncharacterized protein LOC103312756, which translates to MIVLSPPLQIAAFCYMVAATVLVFILGCYVYILRRNCKRCTCSLAEKDVEMRKAHRKSESNVYETDKSTKPEHSSLHQVRMSEYESITSDSQRKCSFPLPTNDHTVVKIDDFACVLSVYDYETIVDSLCEVSKTKQDLYAPFLNEFAKNIKMKNSAVYEALQKYGLPNANHYEIINENEPELDVDLDDCTYVKYVPSESVKQSLLRAQTFHRTQCLKQVYGPNERLRKCLREQKNAKNPSRVEKPPIPPKKVRLRKNSEEDLF; encoded by the exons TTGTTTTGTCACCCCCGCTGCAAATTGCAGCCTTCTGCTACATGGTGGCTGCAACAGTCCTCGTTTTCATCCTAGGCTGTTATGTCTACATCCTTCGAAGAAATTGCAAACGTTGCACTTGTTCCCTGGCTGAGAAAGACGTCGAAATGCGAAAAGCGCACCGAAAAAGCGAAAGCAACGTTTACGAAACGGACAAAAGCACAAAACCTGAACATTCCTCACTGCACCAAGTCAGAATGAGTGAATACGAGTCCATCACAAGCGATTCCCAAAGAAAATGTTCTTTTCCTCTACCAACAAACGATCACACAGTGGTCAAAATTGACGATTTTGCCTGTGTTTTAAGTGTGTACGATTACGAAACCATAGTTGACTCACTGTGTGAAGTGTCCAAGACGAAACAGGATTTATACGCGCCATTTCTCAACGAGTTCGcgaaaaacatcaaaatgaaaaatagtgCAGTTTATGAGGCGTTGCAAAAGTATGGGCTCCCAAACGCGAATCATTACGAAATTATTAACGAAAATGAGCCAGAATTAGATGTTGATTTGGACGATTGTACTTATGTGAAATATGTGCCTTCAGAAAGTGTGAAACAATCATTATTGCGTGCGCAAACATTCCACAGAACACAGTGCCTTAAACAAGTGTATGGTCCAAATGAGCGGTTGAGAAAATGTCTCAGAGAAcagaaaaatgccaaaaaccCGTCACGA GTCGAGAAACCTCCAATACCACCGAAAAAAGTCAGGTTAAGGAAAAATTCCGAAGAGGATTTGTTCTAG